A DNA window from Amycolatopsis sp. DSM 110486 contains the following coding sequences:
- a CDS encoding GNAT family N-acetyltransferase, which yields MREFVPLDAASWPLFEQLFGPGGVQGGCWCAFFRLTGPDFKAAGRDGRKAHVRREAESGVPLGLLAVVDGEPLGWVAVSPKPDNPRLARSPVAASAEPGNAWAVTCFYVDRRGRRQGLAAELLHAAVEYAAERGADVVEGYPVAAGDRPPADLYHGTLGLFTRADFEVVERRGVARALVRRKIASAG from the coding sequence TTCGAGCAGCTCTTCGGGCCGGGCGGCGTGCAGGGCGGCTGCTGGTGCGCGTTCTTCCGCCTGACCGGGCCGGACTTCAAGGCCGCGGGGCGCGACGGCCGCAAGGCGCACGTGCGCCGCGAGGCCGAATCCGGCGTGCCGCTGGGTCTGCTGGCCGTGGTCGACGGTGAGCCGCTCGGCTGGGTCGCCGTGTCGCCGAAGCCGGACAACCCGCGGCTGGCGCGCTCTCCCGTGGCGGCTTCGGCCGAACCCGGGAACGCCTGGGCGGTGACGTGCTTCTACGTCGACCGCCGCGGCCGTCGGCAAGGACTGGCGGCCGAACTTCTGCACGCGGCCGTCGAGTACGCGGCGGAGCGCGGCGCCGACGTCGTCGAGGGCTACCCCGTGGCCGCCGGCGACCGCCCGCCCGCGGATCTTTACCACGGGACCCTCGGCCTGTTCACGCGCGCGGATTTCGAGGTCGTCGAACGACGCGGAGTGGCGCGGGCCTTGGTGAGGCGGAAGATCGCCTCCGCCGGATAA
- a CDS encoding ATP-binding protein, translating to MRRRILMAILLAVLVTAAVLGIPLGVTAWRLVENLNRESLAERARVIAATVDTQVANGDDIDIQQFRVGVPHGGFLEVRGDGLIEKHLGVNPGPDPVVEIVPTARHGEVVLSIPRGPVRTKQTQVTLLVVLLVVLSVGTGAVVATVTARRLAKPLRHVADRASRLGGGDFRPDPGRYRVAELDMVAEALDTSASALAQLVQRERQLVGDVSHQLRSRLTALQLRLEPLTVHGDPDVVEESRAAQEQADRLAEALDELLAAARAAREVDAEPVDLHATLPQVAEEWRQLLRVEGRNLRLKIADGLMARATPGRLREVIGVLLDNALRHGAGTVTLAARRGESDATVVIEVGDTGSGVPDELAPHIFERGFSGGGSTGVGLALARALVEADGGRLELSNKRPAIFSLFLKVPRPDDVGEVRWPAEPVPR from the coding sequence ATGCGCCGCCGCATCCTGATGGCGATCCTGCTGGCCGTGCTCGTGACCGCGGCCGTGCTCGGGATCCCGCTCGGCGTCACGGCCTGGCGGCTGGTGGAGAACCTCAACCGCGAGAGCCTGGCCGAACGCGCGCGGGTGATCGCCGCGACCGTCGACACACAGGTCGCCAACGGCGACGACATCGACATCCAGCAGTTCCGCGTGGGCGTGCCGCACGGCGGGTTCCTGGAGGTCCGCGGCGACGGGCTGATCGAGAAGCACCTCGGCGTGAACCCCGGGCCCGACCCGGTCGTGGAGATCGTGCCGACGGCACGCCACGGTGAGGTGGTCCTGTCGATCCCCAGGGGTCCCGTCCGCACGAAGCAGACGCAGGTGACGCTGCTCGTGGTGCTGCTGGTGGTGCTGTCCGTCGGCACCGGCGCGGTGGTGGCGACGGTGACCGCGCGCCGGCTGGCGAAACCGTTGCGGCACGTCGCGGACCGCGCGTCGCGCCTCGGCGGCGGTGACTTCCGGCCCGACCCGGGCCGCTACCGCGTGGCCGAGCTGGACATGGTCGCGGAGGCGCTGGACACGTCGGCCTCGGCGCTGGCGCAGCTCGTGCAGCGGGAGCGGCAGCTCGTCGGCGACGTCTCGCACCAGCTGCGCAGCCGGCTCACCGCGTTGCAGCTGCGGCTGGAACCGCTGACGGTGCACGGCGACCCCGACGTCGTCGAGGAGTCGCGGGCCGCGCAGGAGCAGGCCGACCGCCTGGCCGAAGCCCTCGACGAGCTGCTCGCCGCCGCCCGCGCGGCTCGCGAGGTGGACGCCGAGCCCGTCGACCTGCACGCGACGCTGCCGCAAGTCGCGGAGGAGTGGCGCCAGCTGCTGCGCGTCGAGGGCCGCAACCTGCGCCTGAAGATCGCCGACGGCCTCATGGCCCGCGCGACCCCCGGCCGCCTGCGCGAGGTCATCGGAGTCCTACTGGACAACGCTCTGCGCCACGGTGCCGGCACCGTCACTCTCGCCGCGCGCCGTGGCGAGTCCGACGCCACCGTCGTCATCGAGGTCGGCGACACCGGCTCCGGCGTGCCCGACGAGCTCGCCCCGCACATCTTCGAACGCGGCTTCTCCGGCGGTGGCTCCACCGGTGTCGGCCTCGCCCTGGCCCGCGCCCTCGTCGAAGCCGACGGCGGCCGCCTCGAACTGTCGAACAAGCGTCCGGCGATCTTCAGCCTGTTCCTGAAGGTGCCCCGCCCGGACGATGTCGGCGAGGTCCGCTGGCCGGCGGAGCCGGTGCCGCGCTAG
- the hisN gene encoding histidinol-phosphatase, whose protein sequence is MTVPGYEDDLTLATRLADAADAITTARFRALDLSVSRKPDRTPVTDADTAVEDAIRAILATERPGDAVAGEERGGTAGATGRAWVLDPIDGTKNFLRGVPVWATLIALVEDGSPVVGMITAPLLGRRWWASRGDGAYCSDTAGVRRLAVSAVASLEDAYLSTTDLNTWTEYHSREKYLALTEACWESRAFGDFWQHCLVAEGALDLAAECIVNPWDVAAAQVLVTEAGGRFSDLTGAATYEGGSALSSNGALHDAALAVLKR, encoded by the coding sequence GTGACCGTGCCTGGCTATGAGGATGATCTGACCCTTGCCACCCGGCTGGCTGACGCCGCCGACGCGATCACCACAGCGCGTTTCCGCGCGCTCGACCTCTCGGTGTCCCGCAAACCCGACCGCACTCCGGTGACCGACGCGGACACCGCCGTCGAGGACGCCATCCGTGCGATCCTCGCCACAGAGCGCCCCGGCGACGCGGTCGCGGGCGAAGAACGCGGTGGTACGGCCGGCGCGACCGGCCGCGCGTGGGTGCTCGACCCGATCGACGGAACCAAGAACTTCCTGCGCGGCGTGCCGGTCTGGGCCACGCTGATCGCGCTGGTCGAGGACGGTTCGCCCGTCGTCGGCATGATCACCGCGCCGCTGCTGGGCCGCCGCTGGTGGGCTTCGCGCGGCGACGGCGCGTACTGCAGCGACACGGCCGGCGTGCGGCGGCTCGCGGTGTCGGCCGTGGCTTCGCTGGAAGACGCGTACCTCTCCACGACGGACCTCAACACGTGGACCGAGTACCACTCCCGCGAGAAGTACCTCGCGCTGACGGAGGCCTGCTGGGAGAGCCGCGCGTTCGGCGACTTCTGGCAGCACTGCCTGGTGGCGGAGGGCGCGCTGGACCTCGCGGCGGAGTGCATTGTGAACCCGTGGGACGTCGCGGCCGCGCAGGTCCTCGTGACGGAGGCCGGCGGGCGGTTCAGCGACCTCACGGGCGCGGCGACCTACGAGGGCGGCTCGGCGTTGTCGAGCAACGGCGCGCTGCACGACGCCGCGCTGGCCGTGCTCAAGCGCTGA
- a CDS encoding response regulator transcription factor, producing MVLLAEDDPTIAEPLSRALQREGYEVEVVTDGPAVLGATSAHRVDLLVLDLGLPGMDGLEVCRRLRAGGTELPVLMLTARTDEVDFVVGLDAGADDYVAKPFRLAELLARIRALLRRRVPEVLESGGVRMDLGARLVTVDLHEVQLANKEFELLRVLMTRAGQVVSRDEILAEVWNELESKTSKTLDMHMSWLRRKLAVAADEAAGRPAKSTHSDGERRIATVRGVGFRFNVE from the coding sequence ATGGTCCTACTTGCCGAAGACGATCCCACCATCGCCGAGCCGCTGTCCCGGGCGCTGCAGCGAGAGGGGTACGAGGTCGAGGTCGTCACCGATGGACCGGCGGTGCTCGGCGCCACCTCCGCCCACCGCGTCGACCTGCTCGTGCTCGATCTGGGCCTGCCGGGCATGGACGGGCTGGAGGTGTGCCGCAGACTGCGCGCCGGCGGCACCGAGCTGCCGGTGCTGATGCTCACCGCCCGCACCGACGAGGTCGACTTCGTCGTCGGGCTCGACGCGGGGGCCGACGACTACGTGGCCAAGCCGTTCCGCCTGGCGGAGCTGCTGGCCCGCATCCGCGCGCTGCTGCGCCGCCGGGTGCCGGAGGTGCTCGAGTCCGGGGGCGTCCGCATGGACCTCGGGGCGCGGCTCGTCACCGTCGACCTGCACGAGGTGCAGCTGGCGAACAAGGAGTTCGAGCTCCTGCGCGTGCTGATGACGCGCGCGGGCCAGGTCGTGAGCCGCGACGAGATCCTCGCCGAGGTGTGGAACGAGCTGGAGTCGAAGACTTCGAAAACGCTCGACATGCACATGTCCTGGCTGCGGCGCAAGCTCGCCGTCGCGGCCGACGAGGCGGCCGGGCGCCCCGCCAAGTCCACGCACTCCGACGGCGAACGGCGCATCGCGACCGTCCGCGGTGTCGGCTTCCGCTTCAACGTCGAATAG
- a CDS encoding TNT domain-containing protein: MSEHAEPVDTDLATGPIRLPAQYGGLLDGGFDDVPTPPTGTRLPPAQPAPRLPFAGRPYNQVFRGPVPYPAPPPPPPPMGALRTERESVLALFLVHMFPIGHLPVAADRPALQLPLPDNGSGPFDHPDSALLDDTATLEYVSRGLRRTPAPPADPQPPAALFEGYEPGAEDTGWPPVQEEKAVVLPENTWLDRFGDEHGRLFTVDGTPFAQRSLPESTRHAGYRRYRVVKPVPMWSSTAPEWFGQPGGGIRYRAVLAADELVTLGFLADVTREAR; the protein is encoded by the coding sequence GTGTCCGAACACGCCGAACCGGTCGACACCGACTTGGCCACCGGGCCCATCCGGCTGCCCGCACAGTACGGCGGCTTGCTCGACGGCGGGTTCGACGACGTCCCGACACCCCCGACCGGCACCCGCCTCCCGCCCGCACAGCCGGCCCCGCGCCTGCCGTTCGCGGGCCGGCCGTACAACCAGGTCTTCCGCGGGCCCGTGCCGTACCCGGCGCCCCCGCCTCCGCCTCCGCCGATGGGGGCGCTGCGCACCGAGCGCGAGAGCGTGCTGGCGTTGTTCCTGGTCCACATGTTCCCGATCGGGCACCTGCCCGTGGCCGCGGACCGGCCCGCGCTGCAACTGCCGTTGCCGGACAACGGTTCCGGCCCGTTCGACCACCCGGACTCGGCGCTGCTCGACGACACCGCGACGCTCGAGTACGTCTCGCGGGGCCTCCGTCGCACGCCCGCGCCGCCCGCCGACCCGCAGCCGCCCGCCGCGCTCTTCGAGGGCTACGAGCCGGGCGCAGAGGACACCGGGTGGCCACCGGTCCAGGAAGAAAAAGCCGTGGTACTCCCGGAAAACACGTGGCTCGACCGCTTCGGCGACGAGCACGGCCGCCTCTTCACCGTCGACGGCACGCCGTTCGCGCAGCGTTCGCTGCCGGAGTCCACGCGCCACGCGGGCTACCGGCGCTATCGCGTGGTGAAGCCCGTGCCGATGTGGAGTTCGACCGCGCCGGAGTGGTTCGGGCAGCCGGGCGGCGGGATCCGCTACCGTGCCGTGCTGGCCGCCGACGAGCTGGTCACCCTGGGATTCCTGGCCGACGTCACGCGGGAGGCGCGATGA